One Deinococcus carri DNA window includes the following coding sequences:
- the istA gene encoding IS21 family transposase — protein MRKIREVLRLKLELNLSDRLVGQSVQLARSTVQDYVARAQQAGLSWPLPPELDDVQLEALLFRTHEQAAVSAAHQPDWAVLDRELRRKGVTRQLLWEEYRRQHPDGWQYATFNENYRKWKVTTGLTMRQTHRAGEKLFVDYAGLTLALTDPRSGTVQAGQVFVATLGASEYTYAEVTRTQGVHDWIGSHLRALDFFGGVPEIIVPDNLKAGVTHASRYEPEINRTYQEFAQHYDVAVIPARVRKPKDKALVEVHVQIVERRILAPLRDRVFFSLPEANEAVRELLEALNRQPFQKRPGSRRSEFEALDQPVLRPLPAQPFEVAEWKHTTVGLDYHVVVQGHAYSVPHQYAKTRVDIRLTARLVEIYRSGQRIAVHHRVPGTLTRQQTTMPDHMPAHHRHYREVGPEQLTQQAQQVGEATAALVRAIFDGNQHPEQKKRVVTGLLRLHREYGERLEAACRRALALQAHSLQSVKSILKHRLDEAELPGNSIELPVAQHSNLRGPGYFAEIDEPGAERTLN, from the coding sequence ATGCGGAAAATCAGGGAAGTCTTGCGGTTGAAACTGGAACTGAACCTCAGTGACCGCCTCGTCGGACAAAGCGTCCAGCTTGCCCGCAGCACCGTGCAGGATTACGTGGCGCGTGCCCAGCAAGCGGGACTGAGCTGGCCCCTCCCCCCAGAGCTGGACGATGTCCAGCTCGAAGCGCTGCTGTTTCGCACCCACGAACAGGCCGCTGTGAGTGCGGCCCACCAGCCCGACTGGGCCGTCCTCGACCGGGAACTGAGGCGCAAAGGCGTCACCCGCCAACTGCTGTGGGAAGAGTACCGTCGGCAGCACCCGGACGGCTGGCAGTACGCGACCTTCAACGAGAACTACCGGAAATGGAAGGTCACGACGGGCCTGACCATGCGGCAGACCCACCGGGCCGGTGAAAAGCTCTTCGTCGATTACGCCGGGTTGACCTTGGCGCTGACCGATCCCAGGAGTGGCACCGTCCAGGCTGGGCAGGTCTTCGTCGCCACCCTGGGGGCCAGCGAGTACACCTACGCCGAGGTCACCCGAACTCAGGGCGTGCACGACTGGATCGGGTCGCATCTCCGGGCGCTGGACTTTTTCGGTGGCGTGCCCGAGATCATCGTCCCGGACAACCTCAAGGCTGGCGTGACCCACGCCAGCCGTTACGAACCCGAGATCAACCGCACCTACCAGGAGTTCGCGCAGCACTACGACGTGGCCGTCATCCCGGCGCGGGTCCGCAAGCCCAAGGACAAGGCCCTGGTGGAAGTGCATGTGCAGATCGTGGAACGCCGCATCCTCGCCCCCCTGCGCGACCGGGTGTTCTTCAGCCTGCCCGAGGCGAACGAGGCGGTTCGGGAGTTGCTGGAGGCCCTGAATCGGCAGCCCTTTCAGAAACGGCCCGGGAGTCGCCGCAGTGAGTTCGAAGCCCTGGATCAACCCGTGCTGCGCCCCTTGCCCGCCCAGCCCTTTGAAGTGGCCGAGTGGAAGCACACCACGGTCGGGCTGGACTACCACGTCGTCGTGCAGGGGCACGCGTACAGCGTGCCCCACCAGTACGCCAAGACCCGCGTGGACATCCGCCTCACCGCCCGGTTGGTCGAGATCTACCGTTCAGGACAGCGGATCGCCGTCCACCACCGCGTTCCCGGGACACTGACCCGACAGCAGACCACGATGCCCGACCACATGCCCGCCCATCACCGGCATTACCGTGAGGTCGGCCCGGAACAGCTCACCCAGCAAGCCCAGCAGGTCGGGGAGGCGACGGCGGCCCTGGTACGCGCCATCTTCGACGGGAACCAACATCCTGAACAGAAAAAGCGTGTCGTGACGGGTCTGCTTCGTCTTCACCGGGAGTACGGGGAGCGGCTGGAAGCGGCCTGTCGGCGGGCCCTGGCTCTGCAAGCGCACAGCTTGCAGAGCGTGAAGTCCATCCTGAAACACCGCCTGGACGAAGCCGAACTCCCGGGCAACTCCATCGAACTTCCCGTGGCCCAGCACAGCAACCTGCGTGGCCCCGGGTATTTCGCCGAGATCGACGAACCGGGTGCCGAGCGCACCCTGAATTGA
- a CDS encoding IS1182 family transposase, with translation MLRPDPLGPIPEDTLRIARAAFPKGNLYLKLRDELGVLYADQDFAALFPALGQPALPPWRLALVTVVQFLENLTDRQAAEQVRARLDLKYLLGLELTDPGFDFSVLSEFRSRLVAGQAEHLLLDRMLERFREQGLLKRRGRQRTDSTHVLAAIRYLTRIELVAETFRATLNALGRFAPEWLAPRLDPRWREWYDHRIESYRFPQGKDARLAYVVQVGQDGFSLLEALRADPSVAPLLSLPAVQTLELVWTQQFSRKDGEVQWKPGTAVPPSAERPESPYDIEARFSTKRGQDWVGYKLHLTEACEPELPEVITHVHVSSSCTQDIQVMPTVHSALAAKEMLPRQHLVDSGYVSGTLLVESHEQYRVEVIGPPRSATGWQQKDPNAFKSSDFIVHWDEHCVVCPRGHRSSKWRVGRSQQGLPLVTATFRRGLCNRCPDKPRCTKSKSLGRSVMLQDQAAYEALHAMRAQQETPEWKVLYQQRAGIEGTLSVAVRAHGARTARYRGTAKLRLQSMATAAGINLGRIYAWWQERPRAATRTARFARLSITA, from the coding sequence ATGCTGCGTCCAGACCCACTCGGCCCTATCCCTGAAGACACGCTCCGGATCGCCCGCGCGGCGTTTCCCAAGGGGAACCTCTACCTCAAGCTTCGAGACGAACTGGGCGTGCTGTACGCAGATCAGGACTTTGCAGCGCTGTTTCCAGCGCTGGGTCAACCCGCCTTGCCCCCGTGGCGACTGGCGCTGGTCACGGTGGTGCAGTTCCTCGAAAACTTGACAGATCGACAAGCTGCTGAACAGGTGCGAGCACGCCTGGACCTCAAATACCTGCTGGGACTGGAACTCACCGACCCAGGGTTCGACTTCAGTGTGCTCTCGGAATTTCGCTCACGGCTGGTCGCGGGACAGGCCGAACATCTGCTGCTGGACCGAATGCTCGAACGCTTCCGGGAACAGGGCTTGCTGAAACGGCGTGGCCGACAGCGGACCGACTCGACCCACGTGTTGGCGGCCATCCGGTACCTGACCCGGATCGAGTTGGTCGCCGAGACGTTCCGGGCCACGCTCAATGCACTCGGGCGCTTTGCGCCCGAGTGGTTGGCCCCACGACTCGATCCCCGCTGGCGGGAGTGGTATGACCACCGAATCGAGTCGTACCGCTTCCCACAGGGCAAAGACGCTCGCCTGGCCTATGTGGTGCAAGTCGGCCAGGATGGGTTTTCCTTGCTGGAGGCCCTCCGGGCCGATCCCAGCGTCGCCCCCTTGCTGAGCTTGCCCGCAGTTCAGACCCTGGAACTGGTTTGGACGCAGCAGTTCAGCCGCAAGGATGGCGAGGTGCAGTGGAAGCCAGGGACGGCAGTTCCACCTTCTGCCGAGCGCCCGGAATCGCCGTATGACATTGAGGCGCGCTTCTCGACCAAGCGGGGCCAGGACTGGGTCGGCTACAAGCTGCACCTGACGGAGGCCTGTGAGCCGGAGCTGCCGGAAGTGATCACCCACGTTCACGTCTCGTCGTCGTGTACCCAGGACATTCAGGTGATGCCCACGGTCCACAGCGCGTTGGCTGCCAAGGAGATGTTGCCCCGGCAACATCTTGTGGATTCGGGCTACGTCAGCGGGACCCTCCTGGTGGAAAGCCACGAGCAGTACAGGGTTGAGGTCATCGGCCCCCCACGTTCAGCCACGGGTTGGCAGCAGAAGGATCCGAACGCCTTCAAATCCAGCGATTTCATCGTGCACTGGGACGAACATTGCGTGGTCTGTCCTCGCGGTCACCGCTCTTCGAAATGGCGCGTGGGGCGAAGTCAGCAAGGGCTTCCATTGGTCACGGCAACCTTCCGTCGCGGCCTCTGCAACCGGTGCCCAGACAAACCCCGCTGTACCAAGTCAAAGTCCTTGGGCCGGAGTGTGATGCTTCAGGACCAGGCAGCCTATGAAGCGCTGCACGCGATGCGGGCGCAGCAGGAAACGCCGGAATGGAAGGTCCTGTATCAGCAGCGTGCTGGCATAGAAGGCACCCTCTCCGTCGCTGTCCGTGCCCACGGGGCACGGACAGCACGTTACCGAGGCACAGCCAAACTGCGCTTACAGAGCATGGCGACCGCAGCAGGCATCAATCTGGGCCGCATCTACGCCTGGTGGCAAGAGCGGCCCAGAGCAGCGACCAGAACGGCACGTTTCGCCCGTCTTTCGATCACCGCCTGA
- a CDS encoding recombinase XerD — MPEDQQETVHKFFHDPHLPPGDKPLCIARLLDLVSTPLTKQDIAFLSNLRPFFEHAAETSTDLLNPPDDFHHWLAVPLTTPRKEGVAKVGNNTINARATALSRLYTALRQRGLVRYNPVHDLPRRKPEQSDAKLPSTGELQVLLEELGRKKEPHALALFLLIYRLGFTAQAVFDFRWDDVDFKANTVRRGEIVSRLPADVCGVLLRLRTPDPLLVDPTVRLRRGGEAPNRQGHVFPGLHEVDEVREFLWQATRLGRGTSGGAVVPSRLRLAGLRDAELEGDLTEQARQFGYRDVVAFHKARESARTRLTRLDSEEGR; from the coding sequence ATGCCTGAGGACCAGCAGGAGACCGTACACAAGTTCTTCCATGACCCTCATCTCCCCCCGGGGGACAAGCCGCTGTGCATTGCCCGGCTCCTGGACCTGGTCTCCACCCCCCTGACCAAGCAGGACATCGCCTTTCTGTCAAACCTGCGGCCCTTCTTCGAGCACGCGGCCGAGACCTCCACCGACCTGCTCAATCCCCCCGACGACTTCCACCATTGGCTGGCCGTGCCGCTGACGACACCTCGGAAGGAAGGGGTCGCCAAGGTCGGCAACAACACCATCAACGCCCGCGCCACCGCCCTCTCCCGCCTGTACACCGCCCTCCGGCAACGGGGACTGGTCCGGTATAACCCGGTCCACGACCTGCCGCGCCGGAAACCCGAACAGTCCGACGCCAAACTGCCCAGCACTGGTGAACTCCAAGTGTTGTTGGAGGAGCTGGGCCGGAAGAAGGAACCGCACGCGCTGGCCCTGTTCCTGCTGATCTACCGCCTGGGCTTCACCGCCCAGGCCGTCTTCGACTTCCGCTGGGACGATGTGGACTTCAAGGCGAACACCGTCCGGCGCGGCGAGATTGTCAGCCGCCTGCCCGCCGACGTGTGTGGGGTGCTGTTGCGGCTGCGTACCCCCGACCCCCTGCTCGTCGATCCGACCGTCCGGTTGCGACGGGGTGGCGAGGCACCCAATCGGCAGGGCCACGTGTTCCCCGGGCTACACGAGGTGGACGAGGTCCGCGAGTTCCTGTGGCAGGCCACCCGCCTGGGGAGGGGAACGTCCGGGGGCGCCGTCGTGCCGTCACGGCTGCGCCTCGCGGGGCTGCGCGACGCGGAGCTTGAAGGGGACCTCACCGAGCAGGCCCGGCAGTTCGGGTACCGCGACGTGGTCGCCTTCCACAAGGCCCGGGAGAGTGCCCGCACCCGCCTGACAAGGCTGGACTCAGAAGAGGGCCGTTGA
- a CDS encoding DUF1778 domain-containing protein produces MTRTAKAQRLEARIDAEKKEAIGAAAAVRGLSISDFVIQAAYSSALATLEAHRTLQLSTADQQLFVETLMNPPAPNGALRKAAASSRERFGS; encoded by the coding sequence ATGACGAGAACGGCCAAAGCACAGCGGCTCGAAGCCCGCATTGACGCGGAGAAAAAGGAAGCCATCGGGGCAGCAGCAGCTGTTCGGGGGTTGTCCATCAGTGACTTCGTGATCCAGGCCGCGTACAGCAGCGCGCTCGCCACCCTGGAGGCCCACCGCACCCTGCAACTCTCTACGGCAGATCAGCAGCTGTTCGTGGAGACCTTGATGAACCCGCCCGCTCCAAACGGGGCACTGCGAAAGGCGGCGGCCAGCAGTCGGGAACGCTTCGGTTCGTGA
- a CDS encoding GNAT family N-acetyltransferase, with protein MTIAFRVVPFSPDYDASAFESLDEHLTAYLKEGRGQRDLNTGQAAVFLMIDEANRVQGYYTLSSASVPRKEAFSGTQARKFPYPQVAVTLLGRVAIHKDLRGQGIGTDLILHALRQAARAAETVASYAVILDAKNEKVAAIYARLGFVPFRDQPLKLFLPMETIRQLP; from the coding sequence GTGACCATAGCCTTTCGCGTCGTCCCTTTCAGTCCGGACTACGATGCCAGCGCTTTCGAGAGCTTGGACGAACACCTGACCGCCTATCTCAAGGAAGGCCGTGGGCAGCGTGACCTGAACACCGGACAGGCGGCCGTCTTCCTGATGATCGACGAGGCAAATCGGGTGCAGGGATATTACACCCTGTCGTCCGCCAGCGTGCCGCGCAAGGAAGCCTTCAGCGGGACCCAGGCCAGGAAGTTTCCCTATCCCCAGGTGGCGGTGACCCTCCTGGGACGTGTGGCCATCCACAAGGACCTGCGCGGGCAGGGCATCGGCACCGACCTCATCCTGCACGCCCTGCGACAGGCGGCACGGGCGGCCGAGACCGTCGCGTCCTACGCCGTCATCCTCGATGCCAAGAACGAGAAGGTCGCCGCCATCTACGCCCGGCTGGGCTTTGTGCCCTTCAGGGACCAGCCCCTCAAGCTGTTCCTCCCCATGGAGACCATCCGGCAACTGCCGTAA
- a CDS encoding ISL3 family transposase: MDLPLFPETWQVLDSQVEDARLILLVQDQRPAAACPSCQQYSSHVHSRYVRHPHDTALGQRGVTLLVQTRRFRCRNPSCPHTTFAETWPGWLEPRAQRTCRLAQQQGRVALSLGGEAGHRLLAHLDEPTSADTLLRLVRRAPLLPAETPTVLGVDDFALRRRKTYGTLLIDLERHQVVDLLPDRQGDTLATWLRAHPGVKIICRDRAGEYARGAASGAPEAQQIADRFHLIGNVRDAVEAWLRPQRVHLTSPLDPAQGEGASGPLQRLPTKRPSTNRERVELTVTKRQHRQARYEQAVTLRDRGQSYKAIARQVGVARSTVTEWLQYEGKLTRKTPPSSITPYAAYIRGRMAEPEWTVTQLFHEVVEQGYRGAFSGISSYVAWLREGHEPPSIADQQGLGLPREKRLGPAQVAWWFTRRPDQRSETETHRLQTVLDRVPRGQEIYQLVQDVLGWLREAPRSGAALLTSWIEKAQATGLPDLQRLARSFQNDFSAICGTIESPWTNGQTEGQVNRLKLIKRQMFGRAKFDLLRQRVLLA; encoded by the coding sequence ATGGACCTCCCGCTTTTTCCCGAGACCTGGCAAGTGCTCGACTCGCAGGTGGAGGATGCGCGGCTGATCCTGCTGGTGCAGGATCAGCGTCCTGCGGCGGCCTGTCCCTCCTGTCAGCAGTACAGCTCCCACGTTCACAGCCGCTACGTCCGGCATCCCCACGACACCGCCCTGGGCCAGCGTGGCGTGACCCTCTTGGTGCAAACCCGGCGGTTCCGTTGCCGGAATCCGAGCTGCCCCCACACGACCTTCGCAGAAACCTGGCCGGGCTGGCTCGAACCCCGTGCACAGCGCACCTGTCGCCTCGCACAGCAGCAGGGCCGTGTGGCCCTCAGTCTTGGTGGTGAAGCTGGACACCGGCTCCTGGCCCACCTCGACGAACCCACCAGTGCCGATACCCTGCTGCGGCTGGTTCGCCGCGCCCCGCTCCTCCCCGCCGAGACCCCGACGGTGCTGGGGGTGGACGACTTCGCCCTCCGTCGTCGAAAAACGTATGGCACCCTGTTGATCGACCTGGAGCGCCACCAGGTCGTGGACCTGCTGCCGGACCGCCAGGGCGACACCCTCGCCACCTGGCTGAGAGCACACCCGGGGGTGAAGATCATCTGCCGCGACCGGGCGGGAGAATATGCCCGTGGAGCGGCTTCCGGCGCGCCGGAAGCCCAACAGATCGCGGACCGGTTCCACCTGATTGGCAATGTTCGGGACGCGGTCGAGGCTTGGTTACGGCCACAGCGTGTCCACCTCACCTCGCCGTTAGACCCGGCACAGGGTGAAGGGGCGAGCGGGCCGCTCCAGCGTCTCCCCACGAAACGCCCCTCGACCAACCGGGAACGCGTCGAACTGACGGTGACCAAACGGCAACACCGACAGGCCCGGTATGAACAGGCCGTCACGTTGCGTGACAGGGGCCAAAGCTACAAGGCCATTGCCCGCCAGGTGGGGGTGGCCCGCAGCACGGTGACCGAATGGCTCCAGTACGAGGGGAAGCTGACGCGGAAGACTCCACCTAGCAGCATCACACCGTATGCGGCATACATCCGTGGCCGGATGGCCGAACCGGAGTGGACTGTGACCCAGCTTTTCCATGAAGTGGTGGAGCAAGGGTATCGGGGTGCGTTCAGCGGGATCTCCTCCTACGTGGCGTGGCTTCGGGAAGGGCATGAACCACCGTCCATTGCTGATCAGCAGGGGCTGGGCCTGCCCCGGGAGAAGCGGCTGGGTCCTGCTCAGGTGGCGTGGTGGTTCACCAGGCGGCCGGACCAACGCTCGGAAACCGAGACCCACCGGCTGCAAACGGTGTTGGATCGGGTTCCACGCGGGCAGGAAATCTACCAGTTGGTCCAGGACGTCCTGGGGTGGCTGAGAGAAGCGCCGAGGTCAGGAGCTGCGCTCCTGACCTCATGGATCGAAAAGGCACAGGCCACGGGGCTGCCTGACCTGCAACGCCTGGCGCGCAGCTTCCAGAACGACTTCTCTGCCATTTGTGGCACCATCGAGTCTCCCTGGACCAACGGTCAGACGGAGGGGCAGGTGAACCGGCTCAAGCTGATTAAGCGCCAGATGTTCGGCCGAGCCAAATTCGACCTGCTTCGGCAGCGCGTCCTCCTCGCCTGA